One part of the Marichromatium purpuratum 984 genome encodes these proteins:
- a CDS encoding efflux RND transporter periplasmic adaptor subunit: MNPFTRCALAPLLLLPALAQAGAPITLDAAAQTAFGIELAAPEAVEHSLGRRYPAEVRVPNPQLRVVAARQGGVLERLAVAEGDRVAAGDLLAELRSPALVDIERQYLEALIRLELAEGELARDRQLHREGVIAERRLREREATQRELATLVEQQRQLLRLAGFAETELAALDRSHTLTSTLSVRAPIAGVVLEQLVETGESVAQATPLYRIGQLDPLWLEIHVPLDELDGIAPGTRVQLPALAREAVVTTVGRQVHALDQGVLVRAEIGDAGTVLRPGQFIEVQLARATGAGWRLPAAALVRDGDTTLVFVARDGGFAPQSVELLGATDDQVVVGGALGADDRVAVTGVIAIKAAWQGGE, from the coding sequence ATGAACCCCTTCACCCGCTGTGCACTGGCGCCCCTGCTGCTGCTCCCGGCGCTTGCCCAGGCCGGCGCGCCGATCACCCTCGACGCGGCGGCACAGACCGCCTTCGGGATCGAGCTGGCCGCCCCCGAGGCGGTCGAGCACAGCCTCGGGCGGCGCTACCCGGCCGAGGTCCGCGTCCCCAACCCGCAGCTACGGGTGGTCGCCGCACGCCAGGGCGGCGTGCTCGAGCGTCTGGCCGTGGCCGAGGGCGACCGGGTCGCCGCCGGCGACCTGCTCGCCGAGCTGCGCAGCCCCGCGCTGGTCGACATCGAGCGTCAGTATCTCGAGGCGCTGATCCGTCTGGAGCTGGCCGAGGGTGAACTCGCCCGCGACCGCCAGCTCCATCGCGAGGGGGTGATCGCCGAGCGGCGGCTGCGCGAACGCGAGGCCACCCAGCGCGAACTCGCCACCCTGGTCGAGCAACAGCGTCAACTGCTGCGGCTCGCCGGCTTTGCCGAGACCGAACTCGCCGCGCTCGATCGCAGCCACACCCTCACCAGCACCCTCAGCGTGCGCGCGCCGATCGCCGGAGTGGTGCTCGAACAGCTGGTCGAGACCGGCGAGTCGGTGGCCCAGGCCACCCCGCTCTATCGCATCGGCCAACTCGATCCCCTGTGGCTGGAGATCCACGTGCCGCTCGACGAACTCGACGGCATCGCCCCCGGCACTCGGGTGCAGCTGCCGGCGCTGGCGCGCGAGGCGGTGGTCACCACCGTCGGCCGTCAGGTCCACGCACTCGACCAGGGCGTGCTGGTGCGTGCCGAGATCGGCGACGCCGGCACCGTGCTGCGCCCGGGACAGTTCATCGAGGTCCAGCTCGCCCGCGCCACCGGCGCCGGCTGGCGACTGCCGGCCGCGGCACTGGTGCGCGACGGTGACACCACCCTGGTGTTCGTCGCCCGCGACGGCGGCTTTGCGCCGCAGTCGGTCGAGCTGCTCGGCGCGACCGACGACCAGGTGGTGGTCGGCGGCGCGCTCGGCGCCGACGACCGCGTCGCGGTGACCGGCGTGATCGCGATCAAGGCCGCCTGGCAGGGAGGCGAGTGA
- a CDS encoding TolC family protein, giving the protein MDTRRSPTRPLGILPLALLLALAAAPAAAGSLGEALGAALERSGELARPQAITGERDALARQAASPFAADPALRLSYLSDRTTEDAGAYEVETMVDMPLWLPGQRDARRRVAVAVGAQAGSLDRRLRWEIAGEVREKSWAAAIAAGRRRQAEQALADARALEAAIDKRVGAGELARVDLLVARQQTIEREAELRDARLGHDRALADYRQLTGLQTLPEPLRETPASADALPADHPLLEDADSALALARAEREQAQRERRGNPVLSVGGKRAREVRGADTADSLQLEISLPFGLASQSAPALARAERGYTERATDLQRARLAAERTLIAAQLAREGAATALTVAERRHALAQQALQLGRRAFDLGERDLTDLLRTQASARAASLDLALRRLELGRAQARFNQALGVIPQ; this is encoded by the coding sequence CTGCCGCTGGCGCTGCTGCTCGCCCTCGCCGCCGCCCCGGCCGCAGCCGGGAGCCTCGGCGAGGCGCTCGGCGCCGCACTCGAACGCAGCGGCGAGCTGGCCCGTCCCCAGGCCATCACCGGCGAGCGCGACGCCCTCGCCCGCCAGGCCGCCAGCCCCTTCGCTGCCGATCCCGCACTGCGCCTGAGCTATCTCAGCGACCGCACCACCGAGGACGCCGGGGCCTACGAGGTCGAGACCATGGTCGACATGCCGCTGTGGCTGCCCGGACAGCGCGATGCGCGCCGCCGGGTCGCCGTCGCCGTCGGCGCTCAGGCCGGCAGCCTCGACCGGCGGCTGCGCTGGGAGATCGCCGGCGAGGTGCGCGAGAAGAGCTGGGCGGCGGCGATCGCCGCCGGACGGCGGCGTCAGGCCGAACAGGCGCTGGCCGACGCCCGCGCCCTGGAGGCGGCGATCGACAAGCGGGTCGGCGCCGGCGAACTGGCGCGGGTCGACCTGCTGGTCGCCCGCCAGCAGACGATCGAGCGCGAGGCCGAGCTGCGCGACGCGCGTCTCGGGCACGATCGCGCGCTCGCCGACTATCGCCAGCTCACCGGACTGCAGACGCTGCCCGAACCGCTGCGCGAGACCCCCGCCAGCGCCGACGCACTGCCCGCCGACCACCCGCTGCTCGAGGATGCCGACAGCGCCCTGGCGCTGGCCCGTGCCGAGCGCGAACAAGCCCAGCGCGAGCGGCGCGGCAACCCGGTGCTCAGTGTCGGCGGCAAGCGCGCCCGCGAGGTCCGCGGCGCCGACACCGCCGACTCGTTGCAACTCGAGATCAGCCTGCCCTTCGGGCTCGCCAGCCAGTCGGCCCCGGCCCTGGCCCGCGCCGAGCGCGGTTATACCGAGCGAGCCACCGATCTGCAGCGCGCCCGACTCGCCGCCGAGCGCACCCTGATCGCCGCCCAGCTCGCCCGCGAGGGCGCGGCCACCGCGCTCACCGTCGCCGAACGGCGTCACGCCCTCGCCCAGCAGGCGCTGCAGCTGGGACGACGCGCCTTCGATCTCGGCGAGCGCGACCTCACCGATCTGCTGCGCACCCAGGCCAGCGCCCGCGCCGCCAGTCTCGACCTGGCATTGCGCCGGCTGGAGCTGGGACGCGCCCAGGCCAGATTCAACCAGGCACTCGGAGTCATCCCGCAATGA